From Epinephelus lanceolatus isolate andai-2023 chromosome 2, ASM4190304v1, whole genome shotgun sequence, one genomic window encodes:
- the LOC117254187 gene encoding uncharacterized protein LOC117254187 isoform X2: protein MDQYVVFRNKRVCLREEDMSADKLSRIFQVSSRSLYMTDDANVALFPGASGVFSSLDLNPRTHYEVHGEAEDTSGPANSTGQRFSFMRTPATTTSSTPQRTASAPPRATVSKTFHRSVYLAEVVGGRLSPSRTVVVRFLECEATLQGIIGKVQDAIGNHDPVVLTDAQGNAILESEGTTGSQYWKQNARKILAVREQDFQELQDKKRRRTSRKDEDAASIGDVTEKVEELVLAGQSLPDVTAAIRELTSLATTQKVILTVPATGHQARVLLCCLYEVHR, encoded by the exons ATGGATCAGTACGTCGTGTTTCGCAACAAGCGAGTGTGTCTCAGGGAAGAAGACATGAGTGCTGATAAACTCAGTCGCATatttcag GTCTCATCTCGTAGTCTGTACATGACTGACGACGCAAACGTGGCATTGTTTCCTGGGGCATCTGGTGTTTTCAGCTCATTGGACCTCAATCCAAGGACTCATTATGAGGTTCATGGTGAGGCTGAGGACACCTCAGGACCTGCAAATAGCACAGGGCAACGTTTTTCATTTATGCGCACGCCTGCAACCACTACAAGTTCAACTCCACAGCGGACTGCCTCAGCCCCCCCTCGAGCCACTGTCTCTAAAACCTTTCACAG ATCAGTGTACCTCGCTGAGGTGGTTGGTGGGAGGTTGAGTCCCAGCAGAACGGTGGTGGTCCGGTTTTTGGAATGTGAGGCTACCCTGCAGGGGATCATCGGAAAAGTACAAGATGCCATTGGAAATCATGACCCTGTGGTGTTGACTGATGCGCAAGGGAATGCAATTTTGGAGTCAGAAGGAACAACAG GGTCACAGTACTGGAAACAAAATGCACGAAAGATTCTTGCTGTACGAGAACAGGACTTCCAGGAGTTGCAGGACAAAAAAAGGAGGAGAACAAG CCGAAAAGATGAAGATGCTGCAAGCATTGGAGATGTCACTGAGAAAGTAGAAGAGCTTGTACTGGCAGGACAGAGCCTACcagatgtcactgcagcaatcAGAGAGCTCACCAGTCTGGCTACCACTCAAAAAGTCATCCTGACCGTCCCAGCTACAGGCCATCAAGCAAGGGttctgctgtgttgtttgtatGA AGTTCATCGATGA
- the LOC117254187 gene encoding uncharacterized protein LOC117254187 isoform X1, giving the protein MDQYVVFRNKRVCLREEDMSADKLSRIFQVSSRSLYMTDDANVALFPGASGVFSSLDLNPRTHYEVHGEAEDTSGPANSTGQRFSFMRTPATTTSSTPQRTASAPPRATVSKTFHRSVYLAEVVGGRLSPSRTVVVRFLECEATLQGIIGKVQDAIGNHDPVVLTDAQGNAILESEGTTGSQYWKQNARKILAVREQDFQELQDKKRRRTSRKDEDAASIGDVTEKVEELVLAGQSLPDVTAAIRELTSLATTQKVILTVPATGHQARVLLCCLYEYVCKR; this is encoded by the exons ATGGATCAGTACGTCGTGTTTCGCAACAAGCGAGTGTGTCTCAGGGAAGAAGACATGAGTGCTGATAAACTCAGTCGCATatttcag GTCTCATCTCGTAGTCTGTACATGACTGACGACGCAAACGTGGCATTGTTTCCTGGGGCATCTGGTGTTTTCAGCTCATTGGACCTCAATCCAAGGACTCATTATGAGGTTCATGGTGAGGCTGAGGACACCTCAGGACCTGCAAATAGCACAGGGCAACGTTTTTCATTTATGCGCACGCCTGCAACCACTACAAGTTCAACTCCACAGCGGACTGCCTCAGCCCCCCCTCGAGCCACTGTCTCTAAAACCTTTCACAG ATCAGTGTACCTCGCTGAGGTGGTTGGTGGGAGGTTGAGTCCCAGCAGAACGGTGGTGGTCCGGTTTTTGGAATGTGAGGCTACCCTGCAGGGGATCATCGGAAAAGTACAAGATGCCATTGGAAATCATGACCCTGTGGTGTTGACTGATGCGCAAGGGAATGCAATTTTGGAGTCAGAAGGAACAACAG GGTCACAGTACTGGAAACAAAATGCACGAAAGATTCTTGCTGTACGAGAACAGGACTTCCAGGAGTTGCAGGACAAAAAAAGGAGGAGAACAAG CCGAAAAGATGAAGATGCTGCAAGCATTGGAGATGTCACTGAGAAAGTAGAAGAGCTTGTACTGGCAGGACAGAGCCTACcagatgtcactgcagcaatcAGAGAGCTCACCAGTCTGGCTACCACTCAAAAAGTCATCCTGACCGTCCCAGCTACAGGCCATCAAGCAAGGGttctgctgtgttgtttgtatGAGTATGTATGCAAAAGATAG
- the LOC117254210 gene encoding uncharacterized protein LOC117254210, which yields MPDVIVLVSEASSSVAMEAIGFKRGLNYLLHMGVDVGVITTDRSPSIRVMKKLVTASNKKDNQDLRPWLKYVSNHLYWSCSSANGDPEKCLQRWRSLLHHICGVHRWEEDGVEHVCHHPAMTEEQQRKKWLQVESSAFKALKSVVMDNNLLRDLKQMDRSRCITLQC from the exons ATGCCAGATGTGATAGTCCTG GTTTCAGAAGCATCCAGCTCAGTAGCCATGGAAGCGATAGGTTTCAAGAGGGGGCTCAACTACCTACTTCATATGGGCGTAGATGTTGGCGTTATCACCACAGATAGGTCGCCATCCATCC gtGTGATGAAGAAACTTGTGACAGCATCAAATAAAAAGGACAACCAAGATCTGCGACCCTGGCTGAAATATGTATCCAACCACCTCTACTGGTCATGCAGCTCAGCAAATGGGGATCCTGAG AAATGTCTGCAACGATGGAGGTCACTGCTCCATCACATCTGTGGTGTGCATAGATGGGAGGAGGATGGTGTAGAGCATGTCTGTCATCACCCGGCCATGACAGAGGAGCAACAAAGAAAGAAGTGGCTTCAAGTTGAATCCTCTGCTTTCAAGGCTCTCAAGTCTGTAGTGATGGACAACAATCTCCTGCGAGACTTGAAACAGATG GATCGCTCGAGGTGTATCACTCTTCAATGTTGA